One genomic segment of Kordiimonas sp. SCSIO 12603 includes these proteins:
- a CDS encoding amidase family protein — MNGKLDKMDLLTPNYALRFLDAVEIVGLVKEGHLSTQELIECSSRSAAEEQKNIFIRTSKPEKIGLHTDISTLNQKLGAVRSMLDGIPVAWKDNFKHKNEPLTAGQKSPRMHPKDNVAAVSVEFAEAAGLIPVGATNMSELAFSGLGLNAHHGTPYNPYSAARRLIPGGSSSGSASAVSMGLVPIGIGTDTSGSVRIPASMQNLVGFKPSFGRYPIEGVIPLAPSLDTIGFLTRSVRDCILLDDIFRGHSSLFAGLTWSQYEAKKRTTHALKKTIFVPENYIWDQASEIVVERFEAALTTLDEAGYSIVRKEFNVFDRVASLFRDNGTLVAFEAGRLYRDYAYSSKSKSMDPFVVSRLRDAIELKDRHGAMILSYRNELIKDMNRELAGGMLAMPTVAVDIPTMVDVQKSAKAFHRYNQLCLRNTMLGSFLNLPGVSLPMEMGRKELPAGLLLSANSENDRALLWEAHSMLPIINPQYVADTRYS; from the coding sequence ATGAATGGGAAGTTGGATAAGATGGATCTCTTAACACCGAATTATGCCCTACGGTTTCTGGATGCTGTTGAAATAGTGGGTCTAGTGAAAGAGGGCCATTTGTCCACACAAGAGTTGATAGAGTGTTCTAGCCGGTCGGCGGCAGAAGAGCAGAAGAATATTTTTATTCGTACATCAAAGCCCGAGAAAATCGGGCTACACACAGATATCTCAACCCTAAATCAAAAACTTGGTGCTGTACGCAGTATGCTGGATGGTATTCCTGTTGCTTGGAAAGATAATTTTAAACATAAGAATGAGCCATTAACTGCGGGCCAAAAGTCCCCGAGAATGCACCCGAAGGATAATGTTGCCGCAGTATCAGTTGAGTTTGCAGAAGCTGCTGGCCTTATTCCTGTTGGCGCAACCAACATGAGTGAACTGGCTTTTTCGGGACTTGGGCTTAATGCCCATCATGGCACACCATATAACCCGTATTCAGCTGCACGGCGGCTTATTCCTGGGGGATCATCAAGCGGATCTGCTTCCGCTGTTTCGATGGGCTTAGTGCCCATAGGAATTGGGACAGATACATCCGGATCAGTTCGTATCCCCGCTTCTATGCAAAATCTGGTGGGTTTTAAGCCGTCTTTCGGAAGGTACCCGATTGAAGGTGTAATACCACTGGCACCCAGCTTAGATACCATTGGTTTCCTCACTCGCAGTGTAAGGGACTGTATTCTCTTAGATGATATATTCAGGGGGCACAGTTCGTTGTTTGCGGGACTGACTTGGTCACAATACGAAGCAAAAAAAAGAACAACCCATGCGCTGAAGAAGACAATTTTTGTTCCCGAAAATTATATCTGGGATCAGGCCTCGGAGATTGTTGTCGAACGGTTTGAAGCCGCTCTCACAACCCTTGATGAAGCTGGATATTCTATTGTTCGAAAAGAATTTAATGTCTTTGACCGTGTGGCTAGCCTGTTTCGTGATAACGGTACCTTGGTGGCTTTTGAAGCAGGTAGATTATACAGAGATTACGCATATAGTTCGAAGTCAAAGTCCATGGACCCATTTGTAGTATCTAGACTTAGGGATGCTATAGAATTGAAAGATCGTCACGGGGCAATGATCCTTTCATACCGGAATGAGCTGATCAAGGATATGAACCGTGAACTAGCGGGCGGAATGCTGGCAATGCCTACAGTAGCTGTTGATATACCAACGATGGTTGATGTGCAGAAATCAGCTAAAGCGTTTCACCGTTATAACCAGTTATGCCTCAGAAACACGATGCTGGGGAGTTTTCTGAATTTACCGGGTGTATCGCTTCCCATGGAAATGGGCAGAAAAGAACTGCCTGCTGGATTACTTCTCTCTGCAAACAGCGAAAATGATCGCGCCCTGTTGTGGGAGGCGCATAGCATGCTTCCCATCATCAACCCCCAGTATGTTGCCGATACCAGATACTCATAA
- a CDS encoding VOC family protein, with product MSVINKDDRQVAPTATSETELSNTFLGDAIEIAIVTPDHKKTMEGLVKMGIGPWRVYTFSPENTTEQTYRGEPAEFEIKVCFARSGNIIWELMQPLSGPTIFEEYLKRNPEGGIQHIAYDCGDIPLEERFAEFERRGFKCIQSGKWMDKNHFAFFDTEEETSTVFETYYFPADFEYPEPEEWYPSAPPEVDNKVYSSGGAPKNRD from the coding sequence ATGTCTGTAATCAACAAAGATGACCGGCAAGTAGCTCCCACGGCAACTTCTGAGACAGAGTTATCCAATACCTTTCTTGGTGACGCCATTGAAATAGCGATTGTAACGCCTGACCATAAGAAAACGATGGAAGGCCTGGTAAAAATGGGTATTGGGCCATGGCGGGTTTATACCTTTTCACCAGAAAACACTACAGAACAAACCTACCGAGGTGAACCAGCTGAGTTCGAAATCAAGGTTTGTTTTGCCAGAAGCGGCAACATCATCTGGGAACTGATGCAGCCTCTCTCAGGGCCAACAATTTTTGAGGAATACCTGAAGAGAAACCCAGAAGGGGGCATTCAACATATCGCTTATGATTGTGGTGATATTCCGCTTGAAGAACGCTTTGCTGAATTCGAACGCAGAGGCTTTAAGTGCATCCAATCAGGCAAGTGGATGGATAAGAATCACTTTGCTTTCTTCGATACAGAAGAAGAAACGTCAACCGTATTTGAAACCTATTATTTCCCTGCAGACTTTGAATATCCGGAACCGGAGGAATGGTACCCGTCGGCCCCACCTGAAGTGGATAACAAAGTTTATAGCAGCGGCGGCGCGCCAAAAAATCGCGACTAA
- a CDS encoding nuclear transport factor 2 family protein, translated as MKKPMNPEDVDFALVEAFHAGDLDAAIELHEPDCVTWALPHEGARLLEGRDAIRAGFENGLFGITGKMSLIVRHITRAGDLALMRSSWKVVGKLKDGTPVELGHSGIEVVRQQADGSWKFAIDHPWGCNPNVNDHFASPPVPGEIVK; from the coding sequence ATGAAAAAACCAATGAACCCCGAAGACGTAGATTTTGCACTGGTTGAAGCGTTCCATGCAGGCGATCTGGATGCAGCAATCGAGCTTCACGAGCCAGACTGTGTAACATGGGCATTGCCTCATGAAGGTGCTCGTTTACTTGAAGGCCGCGATGCCATTCGTGCAGGCTTTGAAAATGGCTTGTTTGGTATCACGGGTAAAATGTCCCTTATTGTAAGGCACATCACCCGTGCCGGTGATTTGGCACTCATGCGTTCAAGCTGGAAAGTGGTAGGCAAGCTTAAAGACGGAACGCCTGTAGAACTTGGTCATTCTGGTATTGAAGTTGTACGCCAGCAGGCTGATGGATCATGGAAGTTCGCGATTGATCACCCATGGGGCTGTAACCCGAATGTAAACGATCATTTCGCATCTCCGCCGGTTCCTGGCGAAATCGTAAAATAA
- a CDS encoding FMN-dependent NADH-azoreductase, translated as MANILVIDSSARFERSLSRQLSDAFVKSWKDQYPDDVFTFRDVAKNPPPHVTEDWIAAAFTDEAERTDAQREALSASDEITQEVLDADVIVVSAPMYNYGMPSTLKAWVDQVVRIGKTFSFDLARGAKPIEPIQTGKSMVILTSSGEGNFAAIGLQDHLDVHMKSASQLMGVSHHHSIRIEFQEYGEEDKRFQNSYKNAIANIPSVIEAVIGEQLI; from the coding sequence ATGGCCAATATTCTTGTTATTGACTCGTCAGCGCGTTTTGAACGCTCGCTCAGTCGCCAATTATCAGATGCTTTTGTAAAATCATGGAAGGATCAATATCCTGATGACGTTTTTACCTTCAGAGATGTTGCGAAAAATCCTCCACCCCATGTAACGGAAGATTGGATTGCAGCAGCATTCACTGATGAAGCAGAACGCACTGATGCCCAGCGGGAAGCTCTGTCAGCTTCTGATGAAATTACGCAGGAAGTGCTTGATGCAGATGTGATTGTTGTAAGTGCCCCCATGTACAACTACGGCATGCCTTCCACCCTTAAAGCCTGGGTTGATCAGGTGGTGCGAATTGGTAAGACCTTTAGTTTTGATCTGGCTCGCGGAGCTAAGCCTATCGAGCCAATTCAAACAGGTAAATCAATGGTTATTCTTACCTCATCCGGTGAAGGAAACTTCGCAGCAATTGGTTTGCAGGATCATTTGGATGTTCACATGAAATCAGCTTCTCAATTAATGGGCGTTAGTCACCATCATTCGATCCGCATTGAATTTCAGGAATATGGTGAAGAAGACAAGCGCTTCCAAAATTCCTATAAAAACGCAATTGCAAACATTCCAAGTGTTATTGAGGCCGTTATAGGCGAGCAATTGATTTAG
- a CDS encoding DUF4440 domain-containing protein, with translation MIAKGMNYVFGLALLAISTTATVQAEENKALYNFVHDNNQAIAKAILEGDADFLSSGYTDDSYLMAPDTPLLRGPAGAHGYWQAVIDSKPAEVKLVTTEVHESGDLAYGTGTLAVTAQDGKVYNSNYVLVFKKIGSEWRLHLDIWTPTPASGK, from the coding sequence ATGATTGCAAAAGGGATGAACTATGTTTTCGGGCTAGCGCTGCTCGCAATTTCAACAACTGCAACGGTGCAGGCCGAAGAAAACAAGGCGCTTTATAATTTTGTGCACGATAATAATCAGGCAATTGCCAAGGCTATTCTTGAAGGCGACGCAGATTTTCTATCATCTGGGTATACTGATGATAGCTATCTTATGGCGCCTGATACACCTCTGTTACGTGGTCCGGCTGGAGCACATGGTTATTGGCAGGCAGTGATTGATTCAAAGCCAGCCGAAGTAAAACTCGTTACAACAGAAGTGCATGAATCTGGCGATCTGGCATACGGCACAGGCACCCTCGCGGTAACAGCGCAAGACGGTAAAGTTTATAATAGCAATTATGTTTTGGTGTTTAAGAAGATCGGCAGTGAATGGCGCTTGCATCTGGATATTTGGACACCAACACCTGCCTCAGGTAAGTAA
- a CDS encoding cytosine permease, with the protein MEQSSGISLKPIPQSDRHANFWSMFWLWAGGNILLATFMVGSYFSESLGFWPTIVVCVTANLAACALCAVSSQRGAKYGMDEILVLRPTFGFRGAYYGAFVLIFINFGWIGLLSSMTGTASLNAVTELIGPSASFTGDFTLYAVGGGILIPMLLVMSSPKTGFYLSSITVPILGGFSLYILYELLSSGHMEKVLSHKPTGEFGWAFAIETCVVWAVAWQPYLGAWNKFAKTEKAAYWGSFWGLGLIAILFSITGGVATLATGEIDPAIWTVKLELGFLATIIIILGTITTCSLLLYAGVMALLSLIPKLPYKLATMLVALPSLVFVYDAQLQSLFGIILLFVGLLAGPYWAVVMADYFFLRKEKISVEACYEPTGIYSYTHGVNYVAVAAQLVGMVLWMWLGGWLSGLSAFSFSSGQISFQYLTATVPSMIVSAAVYVTIVKWRLRQASPSISRAYPEA; encoded by the coding sequence ATGGAACAGTCATCGGGCATTAGTTTAAAGCCTATTCCTCAATCAGATCGGCACGCAAATTTTTGGTCCATGTTCTGGTTATGGGCGGGCGGCAATATCCTTCTGGCCACTTTCATGGTCGGCAGCTACTTCTCTGAAAGTTTGGGGTTCTGGCCCACTATTGTGGTTTGCGTAACCGCCAATCTGGCCGCTTGCGCTCTGTGCGCCGTTTCCTCGCAGCGCGGTGCTAAATATGGTATGGATGAAATACTCGTGCTCCGCCCTACTTTTGGGTTCAGAGGCGCATACTATGGCGCCTTTGTTCTTATCTTCATTAATTTCGGCTGGATTGGCCTTCTATCTTCAATGACAGGTACGGCCTCATTAAATGCCGTGACAGAGCTCATAGGCCCCTCTGCTAGTTTTACAGGGGATTTCACACTCTATGCCGTTGGCGGAGGCATTCTCATCCCTATGCTTCTAGTTATGAGTTCACCTAAGACAGGCTTTTATCTTTCTTCCATCACAGTCCCAATTCTTGGAGGCTTCTCGCTTTATATCCTTTATGAGCTCCTGAGCAGCGGTCATATGGAGAAAGTGCTCTCTCACAAACCAACTGGTGAATTTGGCTGGGCATTCGCAATTGAAACATGCGTGGTGTGGGCTGTTGCCTGGCAGCCATATTTGGGTGCGTGGAATAAGTTCGCAAAAACGGAAAAAGCAGCTTATTGGGGTAGCTTCTGGGGTCTTGGCCTTATCGCTATCTTATTCTCAATAACAGGCGGCGTTGCAACTCTGGCAACGGGTGAAATTGATCCAGCCATCTGGACCGTGAAACTAGAGCTTGGTTTTTTAGCAACTATCATCATCATTTTAGGCACCATCACCACATGCTCACTCTTGCTCTATGCAGGCGTAATGGCTCTGCTTTCACTTATTCCGAAACTACCATACAAACTTGCAACAATGCTGGTTGCACTACCGTCTTTGGTATTCGTCTATGACGCACAGCTTCAAAGCCTGTTCGGTATTATCCTATTATTCGTTGGATTACTCGCCGGACCTTATTGGGCCGTAGTGATGGCAGATTATTTCTTTCTCAGAAAAGAGAAGATCTCGGTGGAAGCCTGCTATGAACCCACTGGTATTTATTCATATACCCACGGGGTGAACTATGTGGCTGTAGCCGCACAGTTGGTTGGTATGGTTCTGTGGATGTGGCTTGGCGGTTGGTTATCTGGCCTATCCGCCTTCAGCTTCTCCTCTGGCCAGATAAGCTTCCAATACCTAACGGCCACTGTACCGTCCATGATTGTCTCAGCGGCCGTTTATGTCACAATCGTAAAATGGAGGCTTAGGCAAGCTTCTCCCTCTATCTCACGCGCATATCCAGAAGCCTAA
- a CDS encoding GntR family transcriptional regulator — MTPDWSDDQPIYRQLKDKVVTAIMEGNLPEGEALPSVRNVAVDLQINPITASKAYQELVMDGLVEKRRGLGMFVIEGAREKLLEAERAKFIEEEWPRVLETIRRLGFEPEDLLKSGLAN; from the coding sequence ATGACGCCGGATTGGAGCGATGATCAGCCAATTTACCGGCAACTGAAGGACAAAGTGGTGACAGCCATTATGGAAGGTAATCTCCCTGAAGGAGAGGCACTTCCATCAGTAAGAAATGTCGCTGTGGATTTACAGATTAATCCTATCACTGCATCAAAAGCCTATCAGGAGCTAGTAATGGACGGACTTGTTGAAAAACGACGCGGACTGGGCATGTTCGTGATCGAAGGAGCTCGGGAAAAGCTGCTTGAAGCAGAACGAGCTAAGTTTATTGAAGAAGAGTGGCCACGGGTTCTAGAAACAATTCGTCGGCTTGGTTTTGAACCGGAAGACCTGCTTAAAAGCGGGCTTGCCAACTAG
- a CDS encoding ABC transporter ATP-binding protein — protein MTEYVVEARGLSKSFGKFQALKPVDFNIPLGRIVGVIGANGAGKTTMLNAVLGLTTYDGSLSVMGHDPAKERDALMQDVCFIADVATLPKWMKVSDVLDYVERVHPKFDRSKALDFLSRTKVPMDRKVRALSKGMTVQVHLAVVMAIDAKLLVLDEPTLGLDIIFRKQFYQSLLEEYFDEDRTVVITTHQVEEIEHILTDVIFIKDGGIVLQSDMEELSEQFVEVMVEPGKEEEATALGPIRESSTFGKKTCVYKNADHDALAKLGETRRLGLADIFVATMTGGGQ, from the coding sequence ATGACAGAATATGTTGTTGAAGCACGAGGGCTTTCAAAGTCATTCGGCAAATTCCAGGCCCTTAAACCAGTTGATTTCAATATCCCACTTGGCAGAATTGTTGGTGTGATTGGCGCAAATGGCGCTGGGAAAACCACAATGCTGAACGCGGTTCTCGGTCTTACCACATATGATGGTAGCCTGAGTGTGATGGGCCATGACCCAGCGAAAGAACGCGACGCATTGATGCAGGATGTTTGCTTCATCGCAGACGTTGCAACACTGCCGAAATGGATGAAGGTTTCAGACGTTCTTGATTATGTTGAACGTGTTCACCCGAAATTTGATCGCTCAAAAGCGCTTGATTTCCTAAGCCGCACGAAAGTACCGATGGACCGTAAGGTGCGTGCTCTTTCAAAAGGTATGACGGTACAGGTGCATCTAGCGGTGGTGATGGCGATTGATGCCAAGCTGCTTGTACTGGATGAGCCAACACTCGGCCTGGATATTATTTTCCGGAAGCAATTCTACCAAAGCCTTCTTGAAGAATATTTTGATGAAGACCGCACAGTGGTTATTACAACGCACCAAGTGGAAGAAATCGAACATATCCTCACAGATGTGATTTTCATCAAGGATGGCGGTATCGTTCTACAGAGCGATATGGAAGAGCTTTCTGAGCAGTTTGTTGAAGTGATGGTGGAGCCGGGTAAAGAAGAAGAAGCGACAGCTCTTGGCCCAATCCGCGAAAGTTCAACGTTCGGTAAGAAAACTTGCGTGTATAAAAATGCTGATCACGATGCGCTGGCTAAATTGGGTGAAACGCGCCGCCTAGGCCTGGCTGACATTTTCGTGGCGACCATGACAGGAGGTGGGCAATGA
- a CDS encoding cupin domain-containing protein, producing MVTAKDVIKKLDLSPHPEGGYYRRTYQNEGGAEARGRATSIYYFLEGTDFAKWHSTDGDEIWYWHAGAALTLEIDLHHKGVQSYELGPDIFHGQAPQILVPADNWQRARSNGDWTLVSCMVSPGFLFDSYELIEDENWHPDLNK from the coding sequence ATGGTAACCGCTAAAGACGTTATTAAGAAACTTGACCTCTCCCCTCATCCAGAAGGCGGCTACTACCGCCGTACTTATCAAAACGAAGGCGGTGCTGAAGCAAGAGGTCGGGCAACATCTATCTACTATTTTCTGGAGGGTACGGATTTTGCCAAATGGCATAGTACTGACGGTGATGAAATCTGGTATTGGCACGCAGGTGCGGCTTTAACACTTGAAATCGACCTCCACCATAAGGGGGTTCAATCATATGAACTTGGCCCTGACATCTTCCACGGACAGGCACCTCAAATTCTCGTACCCGCTGATAACTGGCAGCGCGCACGCTCCAACGGTGACTGGACCTTAGTAAGCTGTATGGTCAGCCCGGGTTTCCTGTTTGACAGCTATGAACTGATCGAAGACGAAAACTGGCACCCTGATCTTAATAAATAA